Proteins from a genomic interval of Stenotrophomonas maltophilia R551-3:
- a CDS encoding transaldolase, which produces MSTPSKLSQLRELSVVVADTGDYEAIKRLQPVDCTTNPTLVKKALDLPVYAELIERELAWGRQQTGDREAVVHAVADRLTIGVGALLSTLVPGRVSTEVDADQAHDTAATVAKARQFIQMYADAGVPREKILIKIAATWEGVEAARILQAEGIDCNLTLIFNPTQALACSEAGAFLISPFVGRILDWYVANGQTPASIDEDPGVVFVRGVYAEFKRRGSPTVVMGASFRSTAQIEALAGCDRLTISPDLLEKLDADHGELPRKLVAGAADGVAVTPIDAAKFAADLAADPMATEKLATGIDAFAKDLQALRERIRSEL; this is translated from the coding sequence ATGAGTACCCCGTCCAAACTGTCCCAGCTGCGCGAACTGTCCGTGGTCGTTGCCGATACCGGTGACTACGAGGCAATCAAGCGCCTGCAGCCGGTGGACTGCACCACCAACCCGACCCTGGTGAAGAAGGCGCTGGACCTGCCGGTGTACGCCGAGCTGATCGAACGCGAACTGGCCTGGGGCCGCCAGCAGACGGGCGACCGCGAAGCCGTGGTGCACGCCGTGGCCGACCGCCTGACCATCGGCGTCGGCGCGCTGCTGAGCACGCTGGTGCCGGGCCGCGTGTCCACCGAAGTGGACGCCGACCAGGCCCACGACACCGCTGCCACCGTGGCCAAGGCCCGCCAGTTCATCCAGATGTACGCCGATGCCGGCGTGCCGCGCGAGAAGATCCTGATCAAGATCGCCGCGACCTGGGAAGGCGTGGAAGCCGCGCGCATCCTGCAGGCCGAGGGCATCGACTGCAACCTGACCCTGATCTTCAACCCGACCCAGGCCCTGGCCTGCAGCGAAGCCGGCGCGTTCCTGATCTCGCCGTTCGTCGGCCGCATCCTGGACTGGTACGTTGCCAACGGCCAGACCCCGGCCAGCATCGATGAAGACCCCGGCGTCGTGTTCGTGCGCGGCGTGTACGCCGAATTCAAGCGCCGCGGTTCGCCGACGGTGGTGATGGGCGCCTCGTTCCGTTCGACCGCGCAGATCGAAGCGCTGGCCGGCTGCGACCGCCTGACGATTTCGCCGGACCTGCTGGAGAAGCTGGACGCCGACCACGGCGAGCTGCCGCGCAAGCTGGTGGCCGGTGCGGCCGACGGCGTGGCCGTGACCCCGATCGACGCGGCGAAGTTCGCGGCGGATCTGGCGGCCGATCCGATGGCGACCGAGAAGCTGGCAACCGGTATCGATGCATTTGCCAAGGATCTGCAGGCGCTGCGCGAGCGCATTCGCTCGGAACTGTGA
- a CDS encoding DUF2007 domain-containing protein: MHIVYKADNLFDAHLVKHALEDAGIPAFVFGESLLGGMGELPLFGVLRVGIPDAARPQAEDIVAALDLGHAPDVPISDADDVAGLPA, from the coding sequence ATGCACATCGTGTACAAGGCCGACAATCTGTTCGACGCCCACCTGGTCAAGCACGCGCTGGAGGATGCCGGCATCCCGGCCTTTGTGTTTGGCGAGTCGTTGCTGGGCGGCATGGGCGAGCTGCCGCTGTTCGGCGTGCTGCGGGTGGGCATCCCTGATGCGGCACGGCCGCAGGCCGAGGACATCGTGGCCGCGCTGGACTTGGGCCACGCGCCGGACGTCCCCATTTCAGATGCAGACGACGTAGCCGGCCTTCCGGCGTAG
- the ahpF gene encoding alkyl hydroperoxide reductase subunit F, translating into MLDANLQSQLKTYLERVTRPIQITAHADDGAKSQEMLELLQTLDSLSDKITLQVLRDGQGRVPSFDLGTPGQDIHLTFAGLPMGHEFTSLVLALLQVGGHPSKATAELIEQVQNLEGEYKFETYFSLSCQNCPDVVQALNLAAVLNPRIQHVAIDGALFQDEVEKREIMSVPTVYLNGEVFDQGRMTLEQIVAKLDTNASKRDAEKIAAKDAFDVLVVGGGPAGAAAAIYAARKGIRTGIAAERFGGQVLDTMAIENFISVKETEGPKLATALEQHVREYEVDIMDLQRASALVPAGEDGLVQVQLENGAVLKSRSVILSTGARWRQMNVPGEDQYRNKGVAYCPHCDGPLFKGKRVAVIGGGNSGVEAAIDLAGIVSHVTLLEFDSSLRADEVLQKKLRSLANVTVLTSAQTTEVLGDGSRVTGLVYKDRVGGDAHRVELEGIFVQIGLLPNTEWLKDTVALSPRGEVVIDDRGQTNLPGVFAAGDCTTVPYKQIIIAMGAGSTAALSAFDHLIRSSVSSSSGAVAEAA; encoded by the coding sequence ATGTTGGACGCCAACCTGCAGTCGCAGCTGAAGACCTATCTGGAGCGCGTGACCCGCCCGATCCAGATCACCGCGCACGCCGACGACGGCGCCAAGTCGCAGGAAATGCTGGAACTGCTGCAGACCCTGGACAGCCTGTCGGACAAGATCACGCTGCAGGTCCTGCGCGATGGCCAGGGCCGCGTGCCGTCCTTCGACCTGGGTACCCCGGGCCAGGATATCCACCTGACCTTCGCCGGCCTGCCGATGGGCCACGAGTTCACCTCGCTGGTGCTGGCGCTACTGCAGGTGGGCGGTCATCCGTCCAAGGCCACCGCCGAGCTGATCGAGCAGGTGCAGAACCTGGAAGGCGAATACAAGTTCGAAACCTACTTCTCGCTTTCCTGCCAGAACTGCCCGGACGTGGTGCAGGCGCTGAACCTGGCCGCGGTGCTCAACCCGCGCATCCAGCACGTGGCCATCGACGGTGCCCTGTTCCAGGACGAAGTCGAGAAGCGCGAGATCATGTCGGTGCCGACCGTGTACCTCAACGGTGAAGTGTTCGACCAGGGCCGCATGACCCTCGAGCAGATCGTGGCCAAGCTGGATACCAATGCCAGCAAGCGCGATGCCGAGAAGATCGCCGCCAAGGACGCCTTCGACGTGCTGGTGGTGGGCGGTGGCCCGGCCGGCGCGGCAGCAGCGATCTACGCTGCACGCAAGGGTATCCGCACCGGCATCGCCGCCGAGCGTTTCGGTGGCCAGGTGCTGGACACGATGGCGATCGAGAACTTCATTTCGGTGAAGGAGACCGAAGGCCCGAAGCTGGCCACGGCGCTGGAACAGCACGTGCGCGAGTACGAGGTGGACATCATGGACCTGCAGCGCGCCAGCGCGCTGGTGCCGGCCGGTGAAGACGGCCTGGTGCAGGTGCAGCTGGAGAACGGCGCGGTACTGAAGTCGCGCTCGGTGATCCTGTCCACCGGCGCGCGCTGGCGGCAGATGAATGTGCCGGGCGAAGACCAGTACCGCAACAAGGGCGTGGCCTACTGCCCGCACTGCGATGGTCCGCTGTTCAAGGGCAAGCGCGTGGCGGTGATCGGCGGCGGCAACTCCGGCGTGGAAGCGGCCATCGATCTGGCCGGCATCGTGTCGCATGTAACCCTGCTGGAGTTCGATTCCAGCCTGCGCGCCGACGAAGTGCTGCAGAAGAAGCTGCGCAGCCTGGCCAACGTCACCGTGCTGACCAGCGCACAGACCACCGAAGTGCTGGGCGACGGCAGCCGTGTCACCGGCCTGGTCTACAAGGACCGTGTCGGCGGCGACGCCCACCGCGTCGAGCTGGAAGGCATCTTCGTGCAGATCGGCCTGCTGCCCAACACCGAGTGGCTGAAGGACACCGTGGCGCTGTCGCCGCGTGGCGAGGTCGTCATCGATGACCGCGGCCAGACCAACCTGCCGGGCGTGTTCGCTGCTGGCGATTGCACGACGGTACCCTACAAGCAGATCATCATTGCCATGGGTGCCGGTTCGACCGCCGCATTGAGTGCGTTCGACCACCTGATCCGCTCGTCGGTGAGCAGCAGCAGTGGTGCTGTTGCTGAAGCTGCCTGA
- a CDS encoding LysR family transcriptional regulator, with amino-acid sequence MDLNAVRMLVQVAEARSFTVAAGQLGLSQSGLSRAIGRLEATLGVKLLQRNTRNVALTTDGRQFVEQVSPLLAGLDDAERQLADRPCTPSGTLKISAPSMFGRRVLVPLLGPLLQQHPQLQVEAVLSDRLVDLVEEGFDAALRTGTIADQRMVARPLKPLRWVTVASPEYLDRCGTPDDVAALQDHACLAVRNLRSGRLVDWQFLQDGQLREVTPPARMVFDCGDPLVEAAISGIGIVQVMDFAVADALADGRLQRVLQPFEGRSRALSLIYPPSRQHSPKLQVLADALLAGDW; translated from the coding sequence ATGGACCTCAATGCAGTGCGCATGCTGGTGCAGGTGGCCGAAGCGCGCAGTTTCACCGTGGCCGCCGGCCAGCTCGGCCTGAGCCAATCCGGCCTGTCGCGCGCGATCGGACGGCTGGAGGCCACCCTCGGTGTAAAGCTGCTGCAGCGGAACACCCGCAACGTGGCGCTGACGACGGACGGCCGCCAATTCGTCGAACAGGTGTCGCCGCTGCTGGCCGGCCTCGACGATGCCGAGCGGCAGTTAGCCGACCGTCCGTGCACGCCCTCGGGCACCTTGAAGATCAGCGCGCCGTCAATGTTCGGGCGCAGGGTGCTGGTGCCTTTGCTTGGGCCGTTGCTGCAGCAGCATCCGCAGCTGCAGGTGGAAGCCGTGCTCAGCGACCGTCTGGTCGATCTGGTCGAGGAAGGCTTCGATGCCGCGCTGCGCACCGGCACCATCGCTGACCAGCGCATGGTGGCGCGCCCGTTGAAGCCACTACGCTGGGTGACGGTGGCCAGCCCGGAATATCTGGACCGCTGTGGCACACCGGACGATGTGGCCGCGCTGCAGGATCATGCCTGCCTGGCGGTGCGCAACCTGCGCAGTGGCCGGCTGGTGGACTGGCAGTTCCTGCAGGACGGGCAACTGCGGGAGGTCACGCCGCCGGCGCGGATGGTGTTTGACTGCGGCGACCCGCTGGTGGAGGCAGCAATTTCTGGCATCGGCATCGTGCAGGTGATGGATTTCGCGGTGGCCGACGCGCTGGCCGATGGCCGCCTGCAACGCGTGCTGCAGCCATTCGAAGGCCGCAGCCGCGCGCTGTCGTTGATCTATCCGCCTTCGCGCCAGCATTCGCCGAAGCTGCAGGTGCTGGCCGACGCGTTGCTGGCCGGGGATTGGTAG
- a CDS encoding LysR substrate-binding domain-containing protein, with protein sequence MNLRDLKYLVALADHKHFGRAAASCFVSQPTLSTQIRKLEEELGLPLVERAPRKVMLTPAGQEAAARARVIVSEVEQLKEAARRSRDPEAGTVRLGIFPTLGPYLLPHVIPRIRERFPELELLLVEEKSDVLLDRLREGKLDAALLALPVIDDQLHAEFLFEEPFLLAVSGRHPLARREHLDVQELATQKLLLLEDGHCLRDQALEVCRLFGANEKSEFRATSLETLRQMVAADVGITLLPSLSVQPPVPRSSNIRLLDFTGEGRPSRRIAMIWRRSSAMNDFLTELADQFKRLPEALFTLEAVNAGGDASTLPGPVLNG encoded by the coding sequence ATGAACCTACGTGATCTGAAGTACCTGGTAGCCCTGGCCGACCACAAGCATTTCGGCCGGGCTGCCGCCTCTTGTTTCGTCAGCCAGCCGACGCTGTCCACGCAGATCCGCAAGCTGGAAGAAGAGCTGGGCCTGCCGCTGGTGGAACGCGCGCCGCGCAAGGTGATGCTGACCCCGGCCGGCCAGGAAGCAGCAGCACGGGCACGGGTGATCGTGTCCGAAGTGGAACAACTGAAGGAAGCGGCGCGACGCAGCCGCGATCCGGAAGCCGGTACGGTGCGCCTGGGGATCTTCCCGACCCTCGGCCCGTACCTGCTGCCGCATGTGATCCCGCGCATCCGCGAGCGTTTCCCGGAACTGGAGCTGCTGCTGGTCGAGGAAAAGAGCGATGTGCTGCTGGACCGCCTGCGCGAAGGCAAGCTCGACGCCGCGCTGCTGGCACTGCCGGTGATCGACGACCAGCTGCATGCCGAGTTCCTGTTCGAGGAGCCGTTCCTGCTGGCCGTATCCGGGCGCCACCCGCTGGCCCGCCGCGAGCATCTGGACGTGCAGGAGCTGGCCACGCAGAAGCTGCTGCTGCTGGAAGACGGCCATTGCCTGCGCGACCAGGCACTGGAAGTGTGCCGGCTGTTCGGCGCCAACGAGAAGTCCGAGTTCCGCGCCACCAGCCTGGAGACGCTGCGGCAGATGGTCGCCGCCGACGTCGGCATCACCCTGCTGCCGAGCCTGTCGGTGCAACCGCCGGTGCCGCGCTCGAGCAACATCCGCCTGCTCGACTTCACCGGCGAGGGCCGTCCCAGCCGCCGCATCGCCATGATCTGGCGCCGCAGCTCGGCGATGAACGATTTCCTGACGGAGTTGGCCGATCAGTTCAAGCGCCTGCCGGAGGCACTGTTCACCCTCGAGGCGGTCAATGCCGGCGGCGACGCCAGCACCCTGCCCGGCCCCGTGCTGAACGGCTGA
- a CDS encoding glutamine--tRNA ligase/YqeY domain fusion protein codes for MSEHTPASPETPADSHEKRDFIRQIVREDLASGKHQAIKTRFPPEPNGYLHIGHAKSICLNFGIAGEFSGVCNLRFDDTNPAKEDPEYVAAIQDDVRWLGFEWNELRHASDYFQTYYLAAEKLIEQGKAYVCDLSAEEVRAYRGTLTEPGRPSPWRDRSVEENLDLFRRMRAGEFPDGARTVRAKIDMASGNINLRDPALYRIKHVEHQNTGNAWPIYPMYDFAHALGDSIEGITHSLCTLEFEDHRPLYDWCVDNVDFAHDDALTQPLVDAGLPREAAKPRQIEFSRLNINYTVMSKRKLMALVTEQLVDGWEDPRMPTLQGLRRRGYTPAAMRLFAERVGISKQNSLIDFSVLEGALREDLDSAAPRRMAVVDPVKLVLTNLPEGHEEQLTFSNHPKDESFGSREVPFAREVWIDREDFAEVPPKGWKRLVPGGEVRLRGAGIIRCDEVIKDADGTITELRGWLDPESRPGMEGANRKVKGTIHWVSAVHGVPAEIRLYDRLFSVPNPDDESEGKTYRDYLNPESRRTVTGYVEPAAASAAPEQSFQFERTGYFVADRRDHTDAKPVFNRSVTLRDTWSA; via the coding sequence ATGTCCGAGCACACCCCCGCCAGCCCCGAGACCCCCGCCGACAGCCACGAAAAGCGCGATTTCATCCGCCAGATCGTGCGCGAGGACCTGGCCAGCGGAAAGCACCAGGCGATCAAGACCCGCTTCCCGCCAGAACCGAACGGCTACCTGCACATCGGCCATGCCAAGTCGATCTGCCTGAACTTCGGCATCGCCGGCGAGTTCAGCGGCGTCTGCAACCTGCGCTTCGACGACACCAACCCGGCCAAGGAAGATCCGGAATACGTGGCCGCGATCCAGGATGACGTGCGCTGGCTGGGCTTCGAGTGGAACGAGCTGCGCCACGCCTCGGACTATTTCCAGACCTACTACCTGGCCGCCGAGAAGCTGATCGAACAGGGCAAGGCCTATGTCTGCGACCTGTCGGCCGAGGAAGTGCGCGCCTACCGCGGCACCCTGACCGAGCCGGGCCGTCCGTCGCCATGGCGCGACCGCAGCGTCGAGGAAAACCTCGACCTGTTCCGCCGCATGCGTGCCGGTGAGTTCCCCGATGGCGCGCGCACCGTGCGCGCCAAGATCGACATGGCCAGCGGCAACATCAACCTGCGCGATCCGGCGCTGTACCGCATCAAGCACGTCGAGCACCAGAACACCGGCAACGCGTGGCCGATCTACCCGATGTACGACTTCGCCCATGCACTGGGCGATTCCATCGAAGGCATCACCCACTCGCTGTGCACGCTGGAATTTGAAGACCACCGCCCGCTGTACGACTGGTGCGTGGACAACGTCGATTTCGCCCATGACGACGCGCTGACCCAGCCGCTGGTCGATGCCGGCCTGCCGCGCGAAGCGGCCAAGCCGCGCCAGATCGAGTTCTCGCGCCTGAACATCAATTACACGGTGATGAGCAAGCGCAAGCTGATGGCGCTGGTCACCGAACAGCTGGTAGACGGCTGGGAAGACCCGCGCATGCCGACCCTGCAGGGCCTGCGCCGCCGTGGCTATACCCCGGCGGCGATGCGCCTGTTCGCCGAGCGCGTGGGCATCAGCAAGCAGAATTCGCTGATCGACTTCAGCGTGCTGGAAGGCGCACTGCGCGAAGACCTGGACAGCGCCGCGCCGCGCCGCATGGCGGTGGTCGATCCGGTCAAGCTGGTGCTGACCAACCTGCCGGAAGGCCACGAAGAGCAGCTCACCTTCAGCAACCACCCGAAGGACGAGAGCTTCGGCAGCCGCGAAGTGCCGTTCGCACGCGAGGTGTGGATCGACCGCGAGGACTTCGCCGAAGTGCCGCCGAAGGGCTGGAAGCGCCTGGTCCCGGGTGGCGAAGTGCGCCTGCGCGGCGCCGGCATCATCCGCTGCGATGAAGTGATCAAGGATGCCGACGGCACCATCACCGAACTGCGCGGCTGGCTGGATCCGGAATCGCGTCCGGGCATGGAAGGCGCCAACCGCAAGGTAAAGGGCACCATCCATTGGGTCAGCGCCGTGCATGGCGTACCGGCCGAGATCCGCCTGTACGACCGCCTGTTCTCGGTGCCGAACCCGGACGACGAGTCGGAAGGCAAGACCTACCGCGATTATCTCAACCCGGAATCGCGCCGCACTGTCACCGGCTATGTCGAGCCGGCCGCGGCCAGCGCTGCGCCGGAGCAGTCGTTCCAGTTCGAACGCACCGGCTACTTCGTGGCCGACCGCCGCGACCACACCGATGCCAAGCCGGTGTTCAACCGCAGCGTGACCCTGCGCGACACCTGGTCGGCCTGA
- the rnk gene encoding nucleoside diphosphate kinase regulator produces the protein MNTASGLPPSITVSTFDMDRLDAMLESPALSQTPAALTLAEELNRATVLAPDQIPEGIVMMHSRVECEDEVSGEKHVLTLVFPREANVDEGKVSVLAPVGSALLGLSIGQSIDWNAPGGRKLRLRVTAVHNDRP, from the coding sequence ATGAACACCGCCAGCGGCCTGCCGCCGTCGATCACCGTTTCTACCTTCGACATGGACCGCCTGGACGCCATGCTCGAATCCCCTGCGCTGAGCCAGACGCCTGCCGCGCTCACGCTTGCTGAAGAACTCAACCGTGCCACCGTGCTGGCACCGGACCAGATTCCCGAAGGCATCGTCATGATGCATTCGCGCGTGGAGTGCGAAGATGAAGTGTCGGGCGAAAAGCACGTCCTGACCCTGGTCTTCCCCCGCGAAGCCAACGTCGATGAAGGCAAGGTTTCCGTGCTGGCCCCGGTCGGCAGTGCCCTGCTTGGCCTTTCCATCGGCCAGAGCATCGACTGGAATGCGCCCGGCGGCCGCAAGCTGCGCCTGCGCGTGACCGCGGTCCACAACGACCGCCCCTGA
- the ahpC gene encoding alkyl hydroperoxide reductase subunit C — MSLINTQIQPFEANAYLNGEFIKVSDSTLKGQWSVLIFMPAAFTFNCPTEIEDAADHYAEFKKAGAEVYIVTTDTHFSHKVWHETSPAVGKAQFPLVGDPTHQLTNAFGVHIPEEGLALRGTFIINPEGVIKTLEIHSNEIARDVSETLRKLKAAQFTAANPNQVCPAKWKEGEKTLTPSLDLVGKI; from the coding sequence ATGTCCCTGATCAACACCCAGATCCAGCCGTTCGAAGCCAATGCTTACCTGAATGGCGAGTTCATCAAGGTTTCCGACAGCACCCTGAAGGGCCAGTGGTCGGTCCTGATCTTCATGCCGGCCGCCTTCACCTTCAACTGCCCGACCGAGATCGAAGACGCCGCTGACCATTACGCCGAGTTCAAGAAGGCCGGCGCCGAGGTCTATATCGTCACCACCGACACCCACTTCTCGCACAAGGTGTGGCACGAAACCTCGCCGGCCGTCGGCAAGGCCCAGTTCCCGCTGGTCGGCGACCCGACCCACCAGCTGACCAACGCCTTCGGCGTGCACATTCCGGAAGAAGGCCTGGCCCTGCGCGGCACCTTCATCATCAACCCGGAAGGCGTGATCAAGACCCTGGAGATCCACTCCAACGAGATCGCCCGTGACGTCTCCGAGACCCTGCGCAAGCTGAAGGCTGCCCAGTTCACCGCCGCCAACCCGAACCAGGTGTGCCCGGCCAAGTGGAAGGAAGGCGAGAAGACCCTGACCCCGTCGCTGGACCTGGTCGGCAAGATCTAA
- the msrA gene encoding peptide-methionine (S)-S-oxide reductase MsrA produces MLGIGAFKQRLPRPEEALPGRDQPLPLHSNQHFVNSHPLKDRFAGLQQIRFALGCFWGAERKFWTEPGVYSTSVGYAGGITPNPTYEEVCSGLTGHTEVVQVVFDPAVVSLERLLQLFWESHDPTQGMRQGNDTGTQYRSAIHATDEAQYAAALASREAYQAQLDAAGYGPITTEIVYPAPEYYYAEDYHQQYLAKNPNGYCGIGGTGVSCPIGLDVEAPR; encoded by the coding sequence ATCCTCGGCATCGGCGCCTTCAAGCAGCGCCTGCCGCGCCCGGAAGAAGCTCTGCCGGGGCGTGACCAACCGCTGCCGCTGCACAGCAACCAGCACTTCGTGAACAGCCATCCGCTGAAGGACCGTTTTGCCGGCCTGCAGCAGATCCGTTTCGCGCTGGGCTGCTTCTGGGGCGCCGAGCGCAAGTTCTGGACCGAACCGGGCGTGTACAGCACCTCCGTGGGCTATGCCGGTGGCATCACCCCGAACCCGACCTACGAAGAGGTCTGCTCGGGCCTGACCGGCCACACCGAAGTGGTGCAGGTGGTGTTCGATCCGGCCGTGGTGAGCCTGGAGCGGCTACTGCAATTGTTCTGGGAAAGCCACGACCCGACCCAGGGCATGCGCCAGGGCAACGACACCGGCACCCAGTACCGTTCGGCGATCCACGCCACCGACGAGGCACAGTACGCCGCTGCGCTGGCCAGCCGCGAGGCCTACCAGGCCCAGCTGGATGCGGCGGGCTACGGCCCGATCACCACCGAGATCGTGTACCCGGCGCCGGAGTACTACTACGCCGAGGACTATCACCAGCAGTACCTGGCGAAGAATCCGAACGGCTACTGCGGCATCGGCGGCACCGGCGTGAGCTGCCCGATCGGGTTGGATGTGGAGGCGCCGCGCTGA
- the pip gene encoding prolyl aminopeptidase, which yields MRTLYPAITPYDVGTLKVDDRHTLYFEQCGNPDGKPVVMLHGGPGGGCSDKMRQFHDPSKYRIILFDQRGAGRSTPHADLVDNTTWDLVADIEKLREHLKVDRWQVFGGSWGSTLALAYAETHPQRVTELVLRGIFMLRRWELEWFYQEGANRLFPDAWEHYLKPIPSVERHDLISAFHRRLTSDDETTRLDAAKAWAVWEGATSFLHVDDDFINSHEDPHFALAFARIENHYFVNGGFFEVEDQLLRDAHRIVDIPGVIVHGRYDVVCPLANAWDLTKVWPKAKLEITPASGHSAFEAENVDALVRATDSFA from the coding sequence ATGCGTACGCTGTACCCCGCCATCACCCCCTACGACGTTGGCACCCTGAAGGTCGACGACCGCCACACGCTGTACTTCGAACAGTGCGGCAACCCGGATGGCAAGCCGGTGGTGATGCTGCACGGTGGCCCGGGCGGTGGTTGCAGCGACAAGATGCGCCAGTTCCACGACCCGTCCAAGTACCGCATCATCCTGTTCGACCAGCGCGGTGCCGGCCGTTCCACGCCGCACGCCGACCTGGTGGACAACACCACCTGGGACCTCGTCGCCGATATCGAGAAGCTGCGCGAGCACCTGAAGGTTGATCGCTGGCAGGTGTTCGGCGGCAGCTGGGGCTCTACCCTGGCACTGGCCTATGCCGAAACCCACCCGCAGCGCGTGACCGAACTGGTCCTGCGCGGCATCTTCATGCTGCGCCGCTGGGAGCTGGAGTGGTTCTACCAGGAAGGCGCCAACCGCCTGTTCCCGGATGCGTGGGAGCACTACCTGAAGCCGATCCCGTCGGTGGAGCGCCACGACCTGATCTCGGCCTTCCACCGCCGCCTGACCAGTGACGACGAAACCACCCGCCTGGACGCCGCCAAGGCCTGGGCGGTGTGGGAAGGCGCGACCAGCTTCCTGCACGTCGATGATGACTTCATCAACAGCCACGAAGACCCGCACTTCGCGCTGGCCTTCGCGCGCATCGAGAACCATTACTTCGTCAACGGCGGCTTCTTCGAGGTGGAAGACCAGCTGCTGCGCGACGCACATCGCATCGTCGATATCCCGGGCGTGATCGTGCACGGCCGCTACGACGTGGTCTGCCCGCTGGCCAACGCCTGGGACCTGACCAAGGTGTGGCCGAAGGCCAAGCTGGAAATCACGCCGGCCTCGGGGCATTCGGCGTTCGAAGCCGAGAACGTGGACGCGCTGGTGCGCGCGACGGATAGCTTCGCCTGA
- the prmC gene encoding peptide chain release factor N(5)-glutamine methyltransferase, which yields MYFQTEPTLRQVVAEASARLGGVEARHEAELLLLHVLDCPRSWLFAHATDPLDANDQAAFEALLARRVAGEPVAYLTGRRGFWTLDLEVDPATLIPRPETELLVELALERLPQDRALQLADLGTGSGAIALALASERPQAQVLATDASPGALTVAARNAARHELGNVRFAEGGHDWYAPLQGARFDLIASNPPYIASDDPHLEQGDLRFEPATALASGVDGLDDIRRIVDGGQAHLLPGGWLLIEHGWDQGAAIRALFDAAGFAEVQTVQDLEQRDRITLGRRPA from the coding sequence ATGTATTTCCAAACCGAACCCACCCTGCGCCAGGTCGTGGCCGAGGCCAGTGCCCGCCTGGGCGGCGTCGAGGCTCGCCACGAGGCCGAACTGCTGTTGTTGCACGTGCTGGATTGCCCGCGCAGCTGGCTGTTCGCGCATGCCACCGATCCGCTGGACGCCAATGACCAGGCCGCCTTCGAGGCGTTGCTGGCCCGCCGCGTGGCCGGTGAGCCGGTCGCCTACCTGACCGGCCGCCGCGGTTTCTGGACGCTGGACCTGGAAGTCGATCCGGCCACGCTGATCCCGCGTCCGGAAACCGAGCTGCTGGTCGAGCTGGCATTGGAGCGCCTGCCACAGGACCGCGCGCTGCAGCTGGCCGACCTCGGCACTGGCAGCGGCGCGATCGCCTTGGCACTGGCCAGCGAACGGCCCCAAGCGCAGGTGCTGGCCACCGATGCCAGCCCGGGTGCACTGACCGTGGCTGCGCGCAATGCCGCCCGCCATGAACTGGGCAACGTCCGCTTCGCCGAGGGCGGGCACGACTGGTATGCGCCGCTGCAGGGTGCACGCTTCGACCTGATCGCCAGCAACCCGCCATACATCGCCAGCGACGACCCGCATCTGGAGCAGGGCGACCTGCGTTTTGAACCGGCTACCGCGCTGGCCTCCGGCGTGGATGGCCTGGACGACATCCGTCGCATCGTCGACGGCGGCCAGGCCCACCTGCTGCCCGGCGGTTGGCTGCTGATCGAGCACGGTTGGGACCAGGGCGCGGCGATCCGCGCGCTGTTCGACGCCGCCGGTTTTGCGGAGGTGCAGACCGTGCAGGACCTGGAGCAGCGCGACCGCATCACCCTGGGCCGGCGTCCGGCCTAG